In the Nerophis ophidion isolate RoL-2023_Sa linkage group LG01, RoL_Noph_v1.0, whole genome shotgun sequence genome, one interval contains:
- the smim14 gene encoding small integral membrane protein 14, with protein MAEGGFDPCECICSHEYAMRRLINLLRNSQSYCTDMECPADMPGPSMEGLLEGGGDLTLPMMLIGWLVLAVVLFLLRPSTLRGSSSAAKPDPAHSSDEREPPAPPVD; from the exons ATGGCGGAAGGAGGCTTTGACCCTTGTGAGTGTATCTGCTCCCACGAGTATGCCATGAGGCGCCTCATCAACCTG TTGAGGAACTCTCAGTCCTACTGCACCGACATGGAGTGTCCAGCAGACA TGCCCGGACCCAGCATGGAGGGTCTGCTGGAGGGCGGGGGCGACCTGACCCTGCCCATGATGCTGATAGGCTGGCTGGTGCTGGCCGTCGTCCTCTTCCTGCTGCGCCCCTCCACCCTCAGAGGATCCTCCTCCGCCGCCAAGCCCGACCCCGCCCACAGT AGCGATGAGCGGgagccgccagcgccccctgtggaCTAG